In Kineosporia sp. NBRC 101731, the DNA window GCCTGTTCGTCATCGGCGGCGGGGTCTCCGACGCCGACGACCTGCTGCTCGCCCCGGCCCGGGCCTCCTTCCGCCGCACCCTGACCGGGCGCGGGTTCCGGCCGTTCGCATCCATCGTGAAGGCCGATCTGGGTCCCGAGGCAGGACTGGTCGGCGCCGCCGACCTGGCTCGGCGTCAGGCAGCCGCACTGGCCGGGGAGTGACGGCAATGAGCCAGGAACCGGGACCACGCATCCGCGTGATGAGCTGGAACCTCCAGCACCTCCAAGGCGATCCCCTGGCGGTGCACCGGGTGGTGAAGGCCGCCGCGCCCGACGTGCTGTGCGTCCAGGAAGGACCGCGCTTCCCGGGCTCCGACCGGCAGTTCCAGCGCCTGGCCGGAGCCTGCGGTCTCTACCACCTGGCCGGGGGACGAGCCGCCGGCAGCAACGCGATCTTCGTCTCCGACCGGGTGAGAGCCCGCGACGTCGGGGCCTTCACGTTTCCTCTCGGTCACTGGCGCGACAACCGGCGAGGTGCCGTCCTGGCCACCGTGCAGCCGATCGTCGGCGGCGACCCGCTGCGCATCGCCTCGGTGCACCTGCCGCTCGACGGCGGGCAGCGGCTGGCCCACGTGCGCTCGCTGTCCCGGCAGCTGCGGGACTTCGGTCTGCCGGCGGTCCTGGCCGGAGACCTGAACGAACCGCCCGGCGGGGCGTCCTGGGAGGCGCTGGAACCGCTCGTCGCCGACCCGGCGCCG includes these proteins:
- a CDS encoding endonuclease/exonuclease/phosphatase family protein, with protein sequence MSQEPGPRIRVMSWNLQHLQGDPLAVHRVVKAAAPDVLCVQEGPRFPGSDRQFQRLAGACGLYHLAGGRAAGSNAIFVSDRVRARDVGAFTFPLGHWRDNRRGAVLATVQPIVGGDPLRIASVHLPLDGGQRLAHVRSLSRQLRDFGLPAVLAGDLNEPPGGASWEALEPLVADPAPDAPVTYSTASPRRRIDAILTGRGIDVLEYGAWSPDPADARRASDHLPVVAELRVLPSRAS